In Fusobacterium sp. IOR10, a single genomic region encodes these proteins:
- the rpsI gene encoding 30S ribosomal protein S9 gives MNQFRGTGRRKTSVARVRLIPGEKGIVINGKDMKDYFGGRELLSKIVEQPLILTETLDKYQVIVNVFGGGNSGQAGAIRHGVSRALLEADETLKPALREAGFLTRDSRMVERKKFGRRKARRSPQFSKR, from the coding sequence ATGAATCAATTTAGAGGAACAGGTAGAAGAAAAACTTCTGTAGCAAGAGTAAGATTAATTCCTGGTGAAAAAGGAATAGTTATAAACGGAAAAGATATGAAAGATTATTTTGGTGGAAGAGAATTACTATCTAAAATAGTTGAACAACCATTAATATTAACAGAAACTTTAGATAAATATCAAGTTATAGTTAATGTATTTGGTGGAGGAAACTCAGGTCAAGCTGGAGCTATAAGACACGGTGTTTCTAGAGCTTTACTTGAAGCTGACGAAACTTTAAAACCTGCTTTAAGAGAAGCTGGATTCTTAACTAGAGATTCAAGAATGGTTGAAAGAAAGAAATTCGGAAGAAGAAAAGCAAGAAGAAGTCCTCAATTCTCAAAAAGATAA
- the rplM gene encoding 50S ribosomal protein L13, protein MKKYTEMQRKEDVVREWFHYDAEGLVLGRLAVEIAKKLMGKEKVSFTPHIDGGDYVIVTNVEKIIATGNKMKDKLYYRHSGFPGGISKRTLGEIIEAKPEDALMLAVKRMLPKNKLGREQLTRLRLFVGAEHGHVAQKPTKVEM, encoded by the coding sequence GTGAAGAAATACACTGAAATGCAAAGAAAAGAAGATGTAGTAAGAGAGTGGTTCCACTACGACGCTGAAGGCTTAGTATTGGGAAGATTAGCAGTAGAAATTGCTAAAAAATTAATGGGAAAAGAGAAAGTTTCTTTCACACCACATATTGACGGCGGAGACTATGTTATAGTTACTAATGTTGAAAAAATAATAGCAACTGGAAATAAAATGAAAGATAAACTTTATTATAGACATTCTGGATTTCCTGGTGGGATTAGCAAAAGAACTTTAGGAGAAATTATTGAAGCTAAACCAGAAGATGCTTTAATGCTAGCTGTTAAAAGAATGCTTCCAAAAAATAAATTAGGAAGAGAACAATTAACAAGACTAAGACTATTTGTAGGGGCTGAGCACGGACATGTTGCACAAAAACCTACAAAGGTAGAAATGTAA
- the disA gene encoding DNA integrity scanning diadenylate cyclase DisA encodes MEKSEMKDIFSFVRPGTRLREGLDSILDGRKGALIVVGVDEETEKVLDGGFFLNCDYSPERLFELSKMDGAIILDDNIEKILYANVHLQPDKRYMTEESGTRHRTAQRIAKQLNKLTIAISERKRVLTLYKGEIRYKLRPLSELTNEAAQALNTLERYRNVLEKSLGNLTILELDDMVTVEDVCTVLQKFEMLKRIKKEAFDCIIELGTEGRLISLQLEDLLRGTKEEEEEFLHDYYVFENEKEIKNIKLMISELDNSEMLDLVKISTILGFGKSVSKLDNRVTPKGYRILNKFGKINDKDIDTLIRIFGELSKIQIASADELVERSEISKFKANAVKKGFARLKFTVGLEK; translated from the coding sequence ATGGAAAAATCAGAGATGAAGGACATATTTAGTTTTGTAAGACCAGGTACAAGGCTTAGAGAAGGTTTAGACAGCATCCTTGACGGAAGAAAAGGTGCCTTAATTGTTGTAGGTGTAGATGAGGAAACTGAAAAAGTTTTAGATGGTGGATTTTTTTTAAACTGTGATTATAGCCCTGAAAGGTTATTTGAATTATCAAAAATGGATGGAGCAATAATTTTAGATGATAATATAGAAAAAATATTATATGCAAATGTTCATTTACAACCAGATAAAAGGTATATGACAGAAGAAAGTGGCACTAGACATAGAACAGCTCAAAGAATTGCAAAACAGTTAAATAAATTGACCATTGCAATATCTGAAAGAAAAAGAGTATTAACATTGTATAAGGGAGAAATAAGATATAAACTTAGACCTTTATCAGAGCTTACAAATGAAGCAGCTCAAGCTTTAAATACATTGGAAAGATATAGAAATGTGTTAGAAAAAAGTTTAGGAAATTTAACAATATTAGAATTAGATGACATGGTAACTGTTGAAGATGTTTGTACAGTTTTACAGAAATTTGAAATGTTAAAAAGAATAAAAAAGGAAGCCTTTGATTGTATAATAGAATTGGGAACAGAGGGGAGACTAATAAGCCTTCAATTGGAAGACTTATTAAGGGGAACCAAAGAGGAAGAGGAAGAGTTCTTACACGATTACTATGTTTTTGAAAATGAAAAGGAAATTAAAAATATAAAGCTTATGATTTCAGAATTAGATAACAGTGAAATGTTAGACTTAGTTAAAATTTCCACAATACTTGGTTTTGGTAAATCAGTTTCTAAATTGGATAACAGGGTAACCCCCAAAGGTTATAGAATATTAAATAAATTTGGAAAAATAAATGACAAGGATATAGATACATTAATTAGAATTTTTGGAGAATTATCTAAAATTCAAATAGCTTCAGCAGATGAATTAGTTGAAAGATCAGAAATAAGTAAATTTAAAGCAAATGCTGTCAAAAAGGGTTTTGCAAGATTAAAATTTACAGTAGGATTGGAAAAATAA
- the radA gene encoding DNA repair protein RadA — MAKEKIVYICKECGYRTSKWVGKCPNCDEWDVLEEEKVEKLNKIFSLGDIEKNVSSFNEIKIEENFRYKTSVKEMDRLLGGGLVQGEVVLITGNPGIGKSTLLLQLASEYCEYGDVLYVSGEESSAQIKSRGERLGITASNLYLMSEVIIEKILDYVTYKKPKIIIIDSIQTISSEGSLSISGSPSQIRESTLKIVEIAKKTGVCFFIVGHITKDGKVAGPKLLEHMVDAVFNFEGEEGLFYRILRSTKNRFGSTNELAVFSMDEEGLKEIKNSSEFFLSERNEKNIGSMIVPVLEGTKVFLLEIQSLLTDGSNIGIPKRIVQGFDRNRFQILMAIGEKRMNLNIGTKDVFVNIPGGISIKDPAADLGALISLLSVYKNVEISQKIAAIGELGLRGEIRKAFFIDKRLRELEKLGFKGVYVPEANRKEIEKRNYSLKLIYLNNIEEFLERM; from the coding sequence ATGGCTAAAGAAAAAATTGTATATATTTGTAAAGAATGTGGATATAGAACTTCAAAATGGGTAGGAAAATGTCCTAATTGTGATGAATGGGATGTACTTGAAGAAGAAAAAGTAGAAAAATTAAATAAAATTTTTTCTTTAGGAGATATAGAAAAAAATGTTTCATCTTTTAATGAAATAAAAATAGAAGAAAATTTTAGATACAAAACTTCTGTGAAGGAAATGGATAGGCTTTTAGGTGGAGGATTGGTGCAAGGGGAGGTTGTACTTATAACTGGTAACCCAGGTATAGGGAAATCTACACTCCTTCTTCAGTTGGCTTCAGAGTATTGTGAATACGGTGATGTTTTATATGTTTCAGGAGAAGAATCCTCAGCTCAAATAAAAAGTAGAGGAGAGAGGCTTGGAATAACAGCATCTAATTTGTATTTAATGTCTGAGGTTATTATTGAAAAAATATTAGATTATGTAACTTATAAGAAACCAAAAATAATAATAATAGATTCAATCCAGACTATTTCAAGTGAAGGTAGTTTATCAATCTCAGGATCTCCTAGCCAAATAAGAGAATCAACCTTAAAAATAGTTGAAATAGCAAAAAAAACAGGAGTATGCTTTTTTATTGTAGGGCATATAACAAAGGATGGTAAAGTTGCAGGACCTAAATTGTTGGAACATATGGTTGATGCAGTTTTTAATTTTGAAGGGGAAGAAGGTTTATTTTATAGGATATTAAGGAGCACTAAAAATAGGTTTGGTTCAACTAATGAGCTTGCAGTATTTAGTATGGATGAAGAAGGTTTAAAGGAAATAAAAAACTCTTCAGAATTTTTTTTAAGTGAAAGAAATGAAAAAAATATAGGAAGTATGATTGTTCCTGTTTTAGAAGGAACAAAGGTTTTTCTTTTGGAAATTCAAAGTTTATTAACAGATGGAAGCAATATAGGAATACCAAAGAGAATAGTTCAAGGATTTGATAGGAATAGGTTTCAAATATTAATGGCAATTGGAGAAAAAAGAATGAACCTTAATATAGGGACCAAAGATGTCTTTGTGAATATTCCTGGTGGAATATCAATTAAAGATCCTGCAGCAGATTTAGGAGCCTTAATATCATTATTGTCAGTATATAAAAATGTTGAAATTAGTCAAAAAATTGCTGCTATAGGAGAACTTGGTTTAAGAGGTGAAATAAGAAAAGCCTTTTTTATTGATAAAAGGTTAAGAGAACTGGAAAAATTAGGATTTAAAGGAGTTTACGTACCAGAAGCAAATAGAAAAGAAATAGAAAAAAGAAATTATAGTTTGAAATTAATTTATTTAAATAATATAGAAGAATTTCTAGAAAGGATGTAA
- the coaD gene encoding pantetheine-phosphate adenylyltransferase: MKVGVYSGSFDPITLGHQNIIERASKIFDKLIVVICTNSEKKYWFSLAERREMLEELFKEYKNIQIDSYEGLIANYLVENNLGVIVRGIRTTEDCGLELYFADGNLMISDYKVDTVFLPAFKEYIHVSSTAAREISRYGGKVTCYVDQRIAERLLERGKLYSSKKK; the protein is encoded by the coding sequence TTGAAAGTAGGAGTTTATTCAGGAAGCTTTGATCCTATAACTTTAGGACATCAAAATATTATTGAAAGAGCTAGTAAAATATTTGACAAGTTAATAGTGGTTATTTGCACAAATAGTGAAAAAAAATATTGGTTCAGTTTAGCTGAAAGAAGAGAGATGTTAGAGGAATTATTCAAAGAATATAAAAATATTCAAATTGATTCCTATGAAGGATTAATAGCAAATTATTTAGTTGAAAATAATCTAGGAGTAATAGTTAGAGGAATAAGAACAACTGAAGATTGTGGATTAGAATTATATTTTGCTGATGGGAATCTAATGATATCAGATTATAAAGTGGATACAGTATTCTTACCAGCTTTTAAGGAGTATATACACGTGAGTTCCACTGCAGCTAGAGAGATTTCAAGATATGGTGGAAAGGTAACTTGTTATGTGGATCAAAGAATAGCTGAAAGACTTTTGGAAAGAGGTAAATTATACAGTTCTAAGAAAAAATAA
- a CDS encoding Rne/Rng family ribonuclease, which produces MNKIIVSTNNFQRKAAIIEDDRVVEVFNERDDESNIIKNIYKGKVANVLPGMESAFVDIGLKKNSFLFVDDLREFEEKYLNGLVNSEKPIEDLLTVGDQVVVQVLNVPRGNKGARVTTNFTIPGKYLVLMPNSDHIAISKKISNEEERKRLQKIFEEIMPDRMGVIIRTAAMGKSIYHFEREIGYLVKKWQDIEKRISKSKAGEILYNDNDIVIKILRDILNNEIDEIVVDNEEVYLEIIDYINAFSEGKSKTKVKLFYGENEIFEEYNIDKEIEKSLQKEVWLDCGGYLVIEKTEALISIDINTGRNTGSYNLEKTVLNTNLEAAIEIPKQLRIRNLSGIIIIDFIDMKLQEDKDLVFKQLELELKKDRLKNNIVHFTDLGLIEMTRKRVGRNLSYFYQSDCPSCNGTGKVKSAEGIIETIIKELKEVSKERDIKTICLVSTEEVIEKIKEVYYDILKDYFEKKGKNLKILIEDINNKVGYDILLEK; this is translated from the coding sequence ATGAATAAAATTATTGTTAGTACAAATAATTTTCAAAGAAAAGCTGCAATAATCGAAGATGATAGGGTTGTGGAAGTTTTTAATGAAAGAGATGATGAATCAAATATAATAAAAAATATTTACAAAGGGAAGGTAGCTAATGTTCTTCCAGGTATGGAGTCAGCATTTGTGGATATTGGGTTAAAAAAAAATAGTTTTCTTTTTGTAGATGATTTAAGAGAATTTGAAGAAAAGTATTTAAATGGTTTAGTTAATAGTGAAAAACCTATTGAGGATTTGTTAACTGTTGGTGATCAAGTTGTAGTTCAAGTATTAAATGTTCCTAGGGGAAACAAAGGTGCTAGAGTTACAACTAATTTTACAATACCTGGAAAATATTTAGTGTTAATGCCAAATAGTGATCATATTGCAATTTCTAAAAAAATATCAAATGAAGAAGAAAGAAAAAGACTTCAAAAAATATTTGAAGAAATAATGCCAGATAGAATGGGAGTAATAATTAGAACAGCTGCTATGGGAAAGTCCATTTACCATTTTGAAAGAGAAATTGGGTATCTTGTAAAAAAATGGCAAGATATAGAAAAAAGGATTTCAAAGTCTAAAGCTGGAGAAATTTTATATAATGATAATGATATTGTTATAAAAATTTTAAGAGATATATTAAACAATGAAATTGATGAAATAGTAGTTGATAATGAAGAGGTTTATTTGGAAATCATTGATTATATTAATGCTTTTAGTGAAGGGAAATCTAAAACAAAAGTTAAATTATTTTATGGGGAAAATGAAATATTTGAAGAATATAATATAGATAAAGAAATAGAGAAGTCTCTTCAAAAAGAAGTGTGGTTAGATTGTGGAGGATACTTAGTTATAGAGAAAACAGAGGCATTAATAAGTATAGATATTAATACAGGAAGAAATACAGGAAGTTACAATCTTGAAAAAACAGTATTAAATACAAACTTAGAAGCAGCTATAGAAATACCAAAACAATTAAGAATAAGAAATTTAAGTGGAATAATAATAATAGATTTCATTGATATGAAGCTTCAAGAGGATAAAGATTTAGTTTTTAAACAATTGGAATTGGAATTGAAAAAAGATAGGTTGAAAAATAATATAGTTCACTTTACTGACTTAGGATTAATAGAAATGACTAGAAAACGAGTTGGAAGAAATTTAAGCTATTTTTATCAATCAGATTGTCCAAGTTGTAATGGAACTGGAAAAGTAAAATCAGCCGAAGGTATCATAGAAACAATTATAAAAGAATTAAAAGAAGTTTCAAAGGAAAGAGACATTAAAACAATTTGTTTAGTGTCAACTGAAGAAGTAATAGAAAAAATAAAAGAAGTTTATTATGATATTTTAAAAGATTATTTTGAAAAAAAAGGTAAAAACTTAAAAATATTAATAGAAGATATTAATAACAAAGTAGGATATGATATATTACTTGAAAAATAG
- a CDS encoding elongator complex protein 3, whose amino-acid sequence MKHYNIPVFISHFGCPNACVFCNQVKINGRETDVTNEDLENILEYYLKILPKDSYKEVAFFGGTFTGISLGRQKEYLEVVKKYLDKGLVQGIRLSTRPDYINKEVMDQLKDYKVTTIELGVQSFDQNVLEKSARYYKMEVVYKSCEMIKSYGINLGIQIMPGLPGSTFETDFESAKKVVEINPLNVRVYPTLIIKDTELEKMYYSGDYKVLSMEEAIKRCRKICALIELNGIKLIRVGLQPSEDLRNGGVSVEGAFHPAFKELVDGEIYFSFLEKIKNTETNLNVEVCEKNVSKVTGINKRNKKRLKTLNIKINNSLSVDKIIVNGVKYSREKILQWELSECHE is encoded by the coding sequence ATGAAACACTATAACATTCCCGTTTTTATAAGTCACTTTGGGTGCCCAAATGCCTGTGTTTTTTGTAATCAAGTAAAGATTAATGGAAGAGAAACAGATGTTACAAATGAAGACTTAGAAAATATATTGGAATATTATTTGAAAATATTACCTAAAGATTCCTATAAAGAAGTGGCATTTTTTGGGGGAACTTTTACAGGAATATCCCTAGGAAGACAAAAAGAATATTTGGAAGTTGTAAAAAAATATTTAGATAAAGGGTTAGTTCAAGGAATAAGACTTTCAACTAGACCAGATTATATAAATAAAGAAGTAATGGATCAATTGAAAGATTATAAAGTTACAACAATTGAATTAGGGGTGCAATCCTTCGATCAAAATGTGCTAGAAAAAAGTGCAAGATATTATAAGATGGAAGTTGTTTATAAATCTTGTGAAATGATAAAAAGTTATGGAATAAATTTAGGTATTCAAATTATGCCAGGACTTCCAGGTTCTACATTTGAAACAGATTTTGAAAGTGCTAAAAAAGTTGTTGAAATTAATCCATTAAATGTCAGAGTATATCCTACATTAATTATAAAAGATACTGAGTTAGAAAAAATGTATTATTCTGGAGACTACAAAGTACTTTCAATGGAAGAAGCAATAAAAAGATGTAGAAAAATATGTGCTCTAATAGAATTAAATGGAATAAAATTAATAAGGGTAGGATTACAACCATCAGAAGATTTAAGAAATGGTGGGGTATCTGTTGAAGGAGCTTTCCATCCAGCATTTAAAGAGCTGGTAGATGGAGAGATTTATTTTAGTTTTTTGGAAAAAATAAAAAATACAGAAACAAATTTAAATGTGGAAGTGTGCGAAAAAAATGTTTCCAAAGTAACAGGAATAAATAAAAGAAATAAAAAAAGATTAAAAACTTTAAATATAAAAATAAATAATAGCTTATCAGTGGACAAGATAATAGTTAATGGGGTAAAATATAGTAGAGAGAAAATACTACAATGGGAATTAAGTGAGTGCCATGAATAA
- the rnc gene encoding ribonuclease III, with the protein MDIEVKFDLSLESLEKKLNYFFKDINLLKNALLHRSFGNENRKYKRVNNERLELLGDAVLDLAVAEYLYLHNEDYTEGDLARIKSMVVSEPVFAKISRKLELGKYLKLSKGELMTGGQDRNSTLCDTFEAVMGAIYLDSNFEESKKVGISFLQYEIEHFDEDEEITDYKTTLQEFVQKKYKIVPEYTVVKESGPDHKKTFEIVVKIGLDKEGFGIGKSKKAAEHAAAKDLLKKIEEEKNETL; encoded by the coding sequence ATGGATATTGAAGTGAAATTTGATTTAAGTTTAGAATCTTTAGAAAAAAAATTAAACTATTTTTTTAAAGATATTAATTTATTAAAAAATGCGCTTCTTCATAGATCTTTCGGAAATGAAAATAGAAAATATAAGAGAGTAAACAATGAAAGACTAGAACTGCTAGGAGATGCAGTTCTAGATCTTGCTGTTGCAGAATATTTATATTTACATAATGAAGATTATACTGAAGGGGACTTAGCAAGAATAAAGTCAATGGTAGTAAGTGAGCCTGTTTTTGCTAAAATTTCAAGAAAGTTAGAATTAGGAAAGTATTTGAAATTGAGTAAAGGGGAGTTAATGACTGGAGGCCAAGATAGGAATTCAACATTATGTGATACCTTTGAAGCTGTTATGGGTGCCATTTACCTAGACTCTAATTTTGAAGAATCAAAAAAAGTAGGAATAAGTTTTTTACAATATGAAATAGAACATTTTGATGAAGATGAAGAAATAACAGATTACAAAACAACTCTTCAAGAATTTGTTCAAAAAAAATATAAAATAGTTCCAGAATATACTGTTGTAAAAGAATCAGGTCCTGATCATAAAAAAACTTTTGAAATTGTAGTCAAAATAGGATTAGATAAAGAGGGATTTGGAATAGGAAAAAGCAAAAAAGCTGCAGAGCACGCAGCTGCAAAAGATCTACTGAAAAAAATCGAAGAAGAAAAAAATGAAACACTATAA
- the fabF gene encoding beta-ketoacyl-ACP synthase II — protein MRRVVVTGLGLITALGTGLEKSWTAIKEGKTGVKTIESFDTSDSAVKCAAEIRDFFPLEFGIEKKELKKIARNTQFAIGAAKMALEDSGLVIDEENAERVGVIVSSGIGGIEVFEKQYESMLNKGVRRISPFTIPAMIANMAAGNVGIYTGAKGPNKSIVTACAAGTHSIGDAFETIKLGKADYMLAGGTEACITKFALNAFANMKALSTNPDPEKASRPFTIDRDGFVMGEGSGVLLLEELETAKKRGAKIYAEVVGYGETCDAHHITAPIIDGAARAFRMAMNEADVKADEVDYINAHGTSTGLNDKNESAAIKEVFGEYAYKLNVSSTKGATGHVLGGAGGIEGVILAKSIEEGIIPPTANYENPDPECDLNYTPNKAEKKEIKVGMSSSLGFGGHNAVIIMKKYND, from the coding sequence ATGAGAAGAGTTGTAGTTACAGGTTTAGGACTTATTACAGCTTTAGGAACTGGACTAGAAAAATCTTGGACAGCTATAAAGGAAGGAAAAACAGGAGTAAAAACAATAGAATCTTTTGATACTTCAGATTCTGCAGTTAAATGTGCAGCTGAAATTAGAGATTTTTTTCCTTTAGAGTTTGGGATAGAGAAAAAAGAGCTAAAAAAAATAGCTAGAAATACTCAATTTGCCATAGGAGCAGCAAAAATGGCATTGGAAGATTCTGGTTTAGTTATAGATGAAGAAAATGCAGAAAGAGTAGGAGTAATAGTTTCTTCTGGAATTGGAGGAATTGAAGTTTTTGAAAAACAATATGAATCTATGTTGAATAAAGGTGTCAGAAGAATATCTCCATTTACAATACCTGCTATGATAGCTAATATGGCAGCAGGAAATGTTGGTATATATACAGGAGCCAAAGGACCTAATAAGTCAATTGTAACTGCCTGTGCAGCTGGAACTCATTCAATAGGAGATGCTTTTGAAACAATTAAATTGGGAAAAGCAGATTATATGCTAGCTGGGGGAACAGAAGCGTGTATTACAAAGTTTGCATTAAATGCTTTTGCAAATATGAAGGCTTTATCTACTAATCCAGATCCAGAAAAGGCATCAAGACCATTTACAATTGATAGAGATGGTTTTGTTATGGGAGAAGGTTCAGGGGTATTACTTTTAGAAGAATTAGAAACAGCTAAAAAAAGAGGAGCTAAAATTTATGCAGAGGTAGTTGGATATGGAGAGACTTGTGACGCTCATCACATTACAGCACCTATCATAGATGGAGCTGCAAGAGCTTTTAGAATGGCAATGAATGAAGCAGACGTTAAAGCAGATGAAGTTGATTATATTAACGCTCATGGTACTTCTACTGGACTTAACGATAAAAATGAAAGTGCAGCAATTAAGGAAGTATTTGGAGAATATGCATATAAGCTAAATGTTTCTTCTACAAAGGGAGCAACAGGTCATGTTTTAGGAGGAGCAGGAGGAATAGAAGGTGTTATACTTGCTAAAAGTATAGAGGAAGGAATTATACCTCCAACAGCAAATTATGAGAATCCCGATCCTGAATGTGATTTAAATTATACTCCAAATAAAGCAGAAAAAAAAGAAATAAAAGTTGGAATGTCCAGTTCTTTAGGATTTGGCGGACATAACGCAGTAATAATTATGAAAAAATATAATGATTAA
- a CDS encoding acyl carrier protein produces the protein MLEKIREIVVEQLGVDADQITVDANFIDDLGADSLDTVELIMAFEEEFDIEIPDTAAEKIKTVKDVIDYIEANKK, from the coding sequence ATGTTAGAGAAAATAAGAGAAATAGTGGTTGAACAATTAGGTGTAGATGCAGATCAAATTACTGTAGATGCAAATTTCATTGATGATTTAGGAGCAGATTCATTAGATACAGTAGAATTAATAATGGCTTTTGAAGAAGAATTTGATATAGAAATTCCTGATACAGCAGCAGAAAAAATAAAAACAGTAAAAGATGTTATAGATTATATTGAAGCAAATAAGAAATAA
- the fabD gene encoding ACP S-malonyltransferase: protein MGKVAFVFPGQGSQFVGMGKDIYENNDLARKEYDKIFKNLSFDLKTAMFDGPEELLKKTKYTQPAIVAMSLILDKLLKEKGIYPDFVAGHSVGEYSAIGSAEFLSLDETVKLTSFRGEAMNEIAEKVNGGMAAIIGMPSEKIIELLKTVTGVVEAVNFNEPKQTVIAGDKDSIEKSCELLKENGARRALLLPVSGPFHSSLMKPAGEKLKKEIETYEFKDTKIKLVANTTAEIISTGNELKEEIYNQSFGPVRWVETIEKLKENGVETIYEIGPGKTLAGLIRKIDKNLKVVSINSLSAIDNL from the coding sequence ATGGGAAAAGTAGCTTTTGTTTTTCCAGGACAAGGAAGTCAATTTGTTGGAATGGGAAAAGATATTTATGAAAATAATGATTTAGCTAGAAAAGAATACGATAAAATTTTCAAAAATCTTTCTTTTGATTTAAAAACAGCAATGTTTGATGGTCCAGAAGAACTTTTAAAGAAAACTAAGTATACTCAACCAGCAATAGTTGCCATGAGTTTAATTTTAGATAAATTATTAAAAGAAAAAGGAATTTATCCTGATTTTGTAGCAGGACATTCAGTTGGAGAATATTCAGCTATTGGATCTGCTGAATTTTTAAGTTTAGATGAGACTGTTAAGTTAACTTCTTTTAGAGGAGAAGCTATGAATGAAATAGCTGAAAAAGTAAATGGGGGGATGGCTGCAATAATTGGTATGCCTTCAGAGAAAATAATAGAACTTCTAAAAACAGTTACAGGAGTAGTTGAAGCAGTTAATTTCAACGAACCAAAGCAAACAGTAATAGCAGGGGATAAAGATTCCATAGAAAAATCATGTGAATTGCTAAAGGAAAATGGAGCAAGAAGAGCATTACTTCTTCCTGTATCAGGGCCATTTCATTCATCATTAATGAAACCAGCTGGAGAAAAATTAAAAAAAGAAATAGAAACTTATGAGTTTAAAGATACTAAAATAAAATTAGTAGCAAACACAACAGCAGAAATTATCTCTACAGGAAATGAATTAAAAGAAGAAATATACAATCAAAGTTTTGGGCCAGTAAGATGGGTTGAAACTATTGAAAAATTAAAAGAGAATGGTGTAGAAACAATTTATGAAATAGGTCCAGGGAAAACATTAGCTGGGCTTATAAGAAAAATAGACAAAAATTTAAAGGTTGTAAGCATAAACTCACTTTCAGCTATTGATAATTTATAA
- a CDS encoding beta-ketoacyl-ACP synthase III: protein MKSVGILGFGKYVPEKIMTNADWEKLVDTSDEWITTRTGIKERRYAAEDQGTSDLGVEASKIALKDANIKAEDIDLIILATCTPDYRAQNCSSLIQNKLRAKNAAAFDLEAACSGFIYSLTVGKAMIQSGMYKKVLVIAAESISRIIDMQDRNTGILFGDGAAAAVLGEVEEGYGIISSYLGTEGVTDGTLRIKAGGTRYPITQERFDNREHFIEMNGTDVFKFAVKALPYATKKAAEQGNIDLKNIDMVFPHQANLRIIKSAVKKLGIPYEKVYINLEKYGNTSAASIGIAMSEAIDEGKLKKGDLIALTGFGAGLTYGSLIMKWSK, encoded by the coding sequence TTGAAAAGTGTTGGAATATTAGGATTTGGTAAATATGTGCCTGAAAAAATAATGACTAATGCTGATTGGGAGAAATTAGTAGACACATCAGACGAATGGATAACTACAAGGACAGGTATAAAGGAAAGAAGATATGCTGCTGAAGATCAAGGAACTTCTGATTTAGGAGTTGAAGCATCGAAAATAGCCTTAAAAGATGCAAACATTAAAGCTGAAGATATAGATTTAATAATTTTAGCTACATGTACTCCTGATTACAGAGCTCAAAATTGCTCTTCTCTAATTCAAAATAAATTAAGAGCTAAAAATGCAGCAGCTTTTGATTTAGAAGCAGCATGTAGTGGTTTTATATATTCTTTAACAGTTGGGAAGGCAATGATACAGTCAGGGATGTATAAAAAAGTTTTAGTAATAGCAGCAGAATCAATTTCAAGAATTATAGATATGCAAGATAGAAATACAGGTATTTTATTTGGAGATGGGGCAGCTGCAGCAGTTTTAGGAGAAGTGGAAGAAGGTTATGGAATAATATCTTCTTATCTTGGAACAGAAGGTGTAACAGATGGAACTCTAAGAATAAAAGCTGGTGGAACAAGATATCCAATAACTCAAGAAAGATTTGATAATAGAGAACATTTTATAGAGATGAATGGAACAGATGTATTTAAGTTTGCTGTGAAAGCCTTACCTTATGCAACAAAAAAAGCAGCAGAACAAGGGAATATAGATTTAAAAAATATAGATATGGTATTTCCTCATCAAGCTAATTTAAGAATAATAAAATCTGCTGTAAAAAAATTAGGAATTCCTTATGAAAAAGTATATATTAATCTTGAAAAATATGGAAATACATCAGCAGCTTCAATAGGAATTGCTATGTCTGAAGCTATAGATGAAGGTAAATTGAAAAAAGGAGATTTGATTGCTTTAACAGGTTTTGGAGCAGGTTTAACATACGGATCTCTAATAATGAAATGGAGTAAATAG